In Halarcobacter bivalviorum, a genomic segment contains:
- the trpC gene encoding indole-3-glycerol phosphate synthase TrpC: MILDEINRRTLEDVERRKKEYSLDWLGRSLSANPFPPRDVKPYLTSTKEEPIRIIAEVKKASPSKGVIKEDFDPLQIAQDYSVNGANAISVLTEPHYFQGNLEYLTQIRRYVPTPLLRKDFILDKYQIVEALVYGADFILLIAKSLSTKDLKELYEYALHLGLEVLVEIHDKEDLKKAMHCGANIIGINHRNLETFEMDMNLCDELIPMIPNGKIIVAESGVSNIDTIKRLHSIGADAFLIGEHFMRVPSIEEELQKFKNALA, translated from the coding sequence GTGATATTAGATGAAATAAATAGAAGAACGTTAGAAGATGTTGAAAGAAGAAAAAAAGAGTATTCTCTTGATTGGTTAGGAAGAAGTTTAAGTGCAAATCCTTTTCCTCCTAGAGATGTAAAACCTTATTTAACTTCTACAAAAGAAGAGCCAATTAGAATTATTGCAGAGGTTAAGAAAGCAAGTCCAAGTAAGGGTGTAATTAAAGAGGATTTTGACCCTTTACAAATTGCACAAGATTATTCTGTAAATGGAGCAAATGCAATTTCAGTTCTAACTGAGCCTCACTATTTTCAAGGAAACTTAGAGTATTTAACTCAAATTAGAAGATATGTACCAACACCACTTTTAAGAAAAGATTTTATTTTAGATAAATATCAAATTGTTGAAGCTTTAGTTTATGGAGCAGACTTTATTTTACTTATTGCAAAGAGTTTAAGTACAAAAGATTTAAAAGAGCTTTATGAATATGCACTTCATTTAGGTTTAGAAGTATTAGTAGAGATACATGATAAAGAGGATTTAAAAAAAGCTATGCATTGTGGAGCTAATATTATTGGAATAAATCATAGAAATCTTGAGACATTTGAAATGGATATGAATCTTTGTGATGAGTTAATTCCAATGATTCCAAATGGAAAAATTATTGTAGCTGAATCAGGGGTTTCAAATATTGATACTATAAAAAGATTACACTCTATTGGAGCAGATGCTTTTTTAATTGGGGAACATTTTATGAGAGTTCCTTCTATTGAAGAAGAACTACAAAAATTTAAAAATGCTTTAGCATAA
- a CDS encoding tetratricopeptide repeat protein codes for MPSYRNTLVILLSIFLFFGCSFQSNNTLVKYDFEYKPYQNENELILHALEYIKEGNRIKASNLFLELFHKTLNDEYLFEYARLAFSIRKYDEIINVIESNQNNIVRNEEKVLKIYILSLMQKKELDKVKINLDKLLKISKSDSNKELLANYYLLKKDYKEAKDIFEEVYEKSLTSATLLNLVDIMYTYLGEKKEAINYLESHLNIYGCDNLVCSKLLGFYQEQNDINGVISVLKRTYTSFKENDNVYTLDKVYKLLMYYLEKKDIKEAISFLEETGANDERLFVLYQNARMPEKAFALVKKLYDETGNLDYLAQIAMLEFEVAKDRKEVLPSVIKKFEDVLAVLDNHIYQNYLGYILIDFDIDVKKGLGLVKKALEKAPNNLAYIDSLAWAQYKLGDCKNAKINMKKVVDSTGLNDEEIRIHWEKIKECSK; via the coding sequence GTGCCCAGCTATAGAAACACTTTAGTAATTTTATTAAGTATATTTCTTTTTTTTGGTTGTTCTTTTCAATCAAATAATACTTTAGTAAAATATGATTTTGAATATAAACCTTATCAAAATGAAAATGAGTTAATTCTTCATGCCTTAGAGTATATTAAAGAAGGTAATAGAATAAAAGCAAGTAATCTTTTTTTAGAACTTTTTCATAAAACATTAAATGATGAATATCTTTTTGAATATGCTAGATTAGCTTTTTCAATTAGAAAGTATGATGAAATAATTAATGTAATTGAATCAAATCAAAATAATATAGTGAGAAATGAAGAGAAAGTATTAAAAATATATATTCTTTCTTTAATGCAAAAAAAAGAGCTTGACAAAGTAAAAATAAATTTAGATAAATTATTAAAAATATCTAAAAGTGATAGTAATAAAGAGTTATTAGCAAATTATTATTTATTAAAAAAAGATTATAAAGAAGCAAAAGATATTTTTGAAGAAGTATATGAAAAGTCTTTAACTTCTGCAACTTTATTAAATCTTGTAGATATTATGTATACTTATTTAGGGGAAAAGAAAGAAGCAATAAACTATTTAGAATCACATTTAAATATTTATGGTTGTGATAATTTAGTTTGTTCAAAATTACTTGGATTTTATCAAGAACAAAATGATATAAATGGAGTAATCTCAGTTTTAAAAAGAACTTATACAAGTTTTAAAGAGAATGATAATGTTTATACTCTTGATAAAGTTTATAAACTACTAATGTACTACTTAGAAAAAAAAGATATTAAAGAAGCTATTTCATTTTTAGAAGAGACAGGTGCAAATGATGAAAGACTTTTTGTACTTTATCAAAATGCAAGAATGCCAGAGAAAGCTTTTGCTTTAGTAAAAAAATTATATGATGAAACTGGAAATTTAGACTATCTTGCACAAATTGCAATGTTAGAATTTGAAGTGGCGAAAGATAGAAAAGAAGTATTACCAAGTGTAATTAAAAAATTTGAAGATGTTTTAGCAGTTTTAGATAATCATATTTATCAAAACTATTTAGGGTATATTTTAATTGATTTTGATATAGATGTTAAAAAAGGGCTTGGTTTAGTTAAAAAAGCATTAGAAAAAGCACCAAATAATTTAGCCTATATTGACTCTCTTGCTTGGGCTCAATATAAGTTAGGTGATTGTAAAAATGCAAAAATAAATATGAAAAAAGTTGTTGATAGCACTGGATTAAATGATGAAGAAATTAGAATTCACTGGGAAAAAATTAAGGAGTGTAGTAAGTGA
- a CDS encoding YkgJ family cysteine cluster protein, whose amino-acid sequence MSLIKKDGYDFAFNPKGCETCNGNCCIGESGNIWVNKEEIERLKNHLNISLEELSKSYIEKRGYKYSIREVKLAEDNYACIFFDLEKKQCGIYEARPTQCRTFPFWEYFKKNKEEVIKECPAIETL is encoded by the coding sequence ATGAGTTTAATAAAAAAAGATGGATATGATTTTGCTTTTAACCCAAAGGGTTGTGAAACCTGTAATGGAAACTGTTGTATAGGTGAAAGTGGAAATATTTGGGTAAATAAAGAGGAAATAGAAAGATTAAAGAATCATTTAAATATTTCATTAGAAGAGTTATCTAAAAGTTATATAGAAAAAAGAGGTTATAAATATAGTATAAGAGAGGTTAAATTAGCAGAAGATAATTATGCTTGTATTTTCTTTGACTTAGAAAAAAAACAGTGTGGTATTTATGAGGCTAGACCAACTCAATGTAGAACTTTCCCTTTTTGGGAATATTTTAAAAAGAATAAAGAAGAGGTTATAAAAGAGTGCCCAGCTATAGAAACACTTTAG
- a CDS encoding tRNA1(Val) (adenine(37)-N6)-methyltransferase, whose protein sequence is MLLYQPNGGYCYNSDTHFLFNFICDNLKKFKNIKGDLLDIGSGSGILGLLVARDFEKLNLNQCEIQNTFQELSLKNAKCNKIETTMHKGSFLELEFDKQFDICVSNPPFYHSDVIKSENENIKIARYNDSLPLNEFIKKASKLLKSSGKFFFCYDVKQLNEIIFYLKEHKLNLESLQFVHPKKDKDATLVLVYARKNSKSLLSVLKPLVVFENEDFTDEVKEIYKKSSTHSIKVEI, encoded by the coding sequence TTGCTTTTATATCAGCCAAATGGTGGCTATTGTTACAATAGTGATACACATTTTTTATTTAACTTTATTTGTGATAATTTAAAAAAGTTTAAAAATATAAAAGGTGATTTGCTTGATATAGGAAGTGGAAGTGGAATTTTAGGTCTTTTAGTTGCAAGAGATTTTGAAAAATTGAATTTAAATCAATGTGAAATACAAAATACTTTTCAAGAGTTGTCTCTTAAAAATGCAAAGTGCAATAAAATAGAGACTACAATGCATAAAGGCTCATTTTTAGAGTTAGAGTTTGATAAACAGTTTGATATTTGTGTTTCAAACCCTCCTTTTTATCATAGTGATGTAATAAAAAGTGAAAATGAAAATATAAAAATAGCAAGATATAATGATAGTTTACCTTTAAATGAATTTATTAAAAAAGCTTCAAAACTTTTAAAAAGTAGTGGTAAATTCTTTTTTTGCTATGATGTTAAACAATTAAATGAAATTATATTTTATTTAAAAGAGCATAAGTTAAATCTTGAGTCTTTACAGTTTGTTCATCCTAAAAAAGATAAAGATGCTACTTTAGTATTAGTTTATGCAAGAAAAAACTCTAAGTCTTTACTTAGTGTTTTAAAACCTTTAGTTGTTTTTGAAAATGAAGATTTTACAGATGAAGTTAAAGAGATATATAAAAAATCTTCAACACATAGTATAAAAGTGGAAATATGA
- a CDS encoding 4Fe-4S dicluster domain-containing protein, translating to MSIMKAPENTPVWVDETRCKACDVCVSVCPAGVLAMRPEPHSTLGAMVEIIEKDSCIGCTDCELSCPDFAIYVADRKEYKFAKLSDEARQRGEAIKKNNYRKLDA from the coding sequence ATGTCAATAATGAAAGCTCCTGAAAATACTCCTGTATGGGTAGATGAGACTAGATGTAAAGCCTGTGATGTTTGCGTTTCAGTATGTCCAGCTGGAGTTCTTGCTATGAGACCTGAGCCTCATTCTACTCTAGGTGCTATGGTAGAAATTATTGAAAAAGATTCTTGTATTGGTTGTACAGACTGTGAATTGTCATGTCCAGATTTTGCTATTTATGTTGCGGATAGAAAAGAGTATAAATTTGCAAAATTAAGTGATGAAGCAAGACAAAGAGGTGAAGCAATCAAAAAGAACAACTATAGAAAACTTGATGCTTAA
- a CDS encoding 2-oxoglutarate synthase subunit alpha — protein sequence MARELISTGNDLAAIAAVDAGCEFFGGYPITPSSEIMHTISDLLPKNGGAAIQMEDEIAGICAALGAAMSGKRSLTATSGPGISLKAENIGLGYIAEVPLVIIDVMRGGPSTGLPTRVQQGDINQVKAPTHGDFKSITVCASTLEECYTETVRAFNLADRFMQPVFVLLDETIGHMSGKATLPDLEEVKNSIVPRRVFEGEAKEYRPYDVPADEPAILNPMFKGYRYHYTGLHHDATGHPTEDAATCQNLMNRLFNKVDAHLDEIESFEEYLLEDAEIMIIAYGSVALSAKEAINRLRQEGIKIGMFRPITLWPSPEKKIKEWCDKIQKTLVIELNMGQYIQEIERASGRRDFHKLFKANGRPIAPLEIIEKVKGL from the coding sequence ATGGCAAGAGAATTAATTTCAACAGGAAATGACTTAGCTGCTATTGCTGCAGTTGATGCGGGTTGTGAATTCTTTGGTGGATACCCTATTACTCCATCAAGTGAAATTATGCATACAATTTCAGACCTTTTACCAAAAAATGGTGGGGCTGCTATTCAAATGGAAGATGAAATTGCAGGTATTTGTGCGGCATTAGGTGCGGCAATGAGTGGTAAAAGATCTTTAACAGCAACATCAGGACCAGGAATATCTTTAAAAGCTGAAAATATTGGACTAGGATATATTGCTGAAGTTCCTCTTGTAATTATAGATGTTATGAGAGGTGGTCCTTCAACTGGACTTCCAACAAGAGTACAACAAGGAGATATAAATCAAGTGAAAGCTCCTACTCATGGAGATTTCAAATCTATTACTGTTTGTGCTTCAACGCTTGAAGAGTGTTATACTGAAACAGTAAGAGCTTTTAACCTAGCAGATAGATTTATGCAACCCGTGTTTGTATTATTAGATGAGACTATTGGACATATGAGTGGTAAAGCTACTCTTCCTGATTTAGAGGAAGTAAAAAATTCAATTGTACCAAGAAGAGTTTTTGAAGGTGAAGCAAAAGAGTATAGACCTTATGATGTACCAGCTGATGAACCAGCAATCTTAAATCCTATGTTTAAAGGATATAGATATCACTACACAGGATTACATCATGATGCAACAGGACACCCTACGGAAGATGCTGCAACATGTCAAAACTTAATGAATAGACTTTTTAATAAAGTAGATGCTCACTTAGATGAAATTGAATCTTTTGAAGAGTATTTACTTGAGGATGCAGAGATTATGATTATTGCATATGGTTCTGTTGCCTTATCAGCAAAAGAGGCTATTAATAGACTAAGACAAGAAGGTATAAAAATTGGTATGTTTAGACCAATTACACTTTGGCCAAGCCCTGAAAAGAAAATCAAAGAGTGGTGCGATAAAATCCAAAAAACTTTAGTAATAGAACTAAATATGGGTCAATATATTCAAGAAATTGAAAGAGCAAGTGGAAGAAGAGATTTTCACAAATTATTTAAAGCAAATGGTAGACCAATCGCTCCTTTAGAGATTATTGAAAAAGTAAAAGGATTATAA
- a CDS encoding 2-oxoglutarate ferredoxin oxidoreductase subunit beta: MAFNYDEYLRTNKMPTLWCWGCGDGVILKALIRAIDKLGWNMDDVCVVSGIGCSGRFSSYINCNTVHTTHGRTIAYATGIKLANPDKHVICITGDGDGLAIGGNHTIHGCRRNIDINQIVINNFIYGLTNSQTSPTTPQGMWTVTAKRGNIDPTFNACDLAMAAGASFVARETMLDPKKLEKIFVKGLEHKGYSFFDIFSNCHVNLGRKNKMATAMENLEWIDEITMAKTKYDKLEENEEKGKLFPTGILKHDTEAREYTDMYKLVQQAHQNNTKVEF, translated from the coding sequence ATGGCATTTAATTATGATGAATACTTAAGAACTAACAAAATGCCAACTTTATGGTGTTGGGGTTGTGGAGATGGTGTTATTTTAAAAGCACTTATCCGTGCAATTGATAAACTTGGTTGGAATATGGATGATGTTTGTGTTGTTTCTGGAATTGGATGTTCTGGAAGATTTTCTTCATATATTAACTGTAATACTGTGCATACAACTCATGGTAGAACAATTGCTTATGCAACAGGAATTAAATTAGCAAATCCAGATAAACATGTAATTTGTATCACAGGTGATGGAGATGGTCTTGCAATTGGTGGAAACCATACAATTCATGGTTGTAGAAGAAATATTGATATAAACCAAATAGTTATCAATAATTTTATCTATGGTTTAACTAACTCTCAAACTTCGCCAACTACTCCACAAGGAATGTGGACAGTTACTGCAAAAAGAGGAAATATTGACCCTACTTTTAATGCTTGTGATTTAGCAATGGCAGCAGGAGCTTCATTTGTTGCAAGAGAGACTATGCTTGACCCTAAAAAATTAGAAAAAATTTTTGTTAAAGGTTTAGAACACAAAGGTTACTCTTTCTTTGATATTTTTTCAAATTGCCATGTTAACCTTGGTAGAAAAAATAAAATGGCAACTGCTATGGAAAACTTAGAGTGGATTGATGAAATCACTATGGCAAAAACTAAGTATGATAAATTAGAAGAAAATGAAGAGAAAGGAAAACTTTTTCCAACTGGTATTTTAAAACATGATACAGAAGCAAGAGAGTATACAGATATGTATAAACTTGTGCAACAAGCACATCAAAATAATACAAAAGTAGAATTTTAG
- a CDS encoding 2-oxoacid:acceptor oxidoreductase family protein, with protein MAKTLMRFTGVGGQGVLLAGAIFAAAKIKAGGYGLKTATYTSQVRGGPTVVDITLEDEEILYPYANDGEIDFMLSVAQISYDQFKSGVKDGGTIVVEPNLVRPTEEDRQRWNIYEIPIITIAKEEVGNVITQSVLALAIANHMTGYTVDNDTLRATMLSKVPEKVHDINNKAFDLGLEYAKKVK; from the coding sequence ATGGCTAAAACATTAATGAGATTTACTGGTGTTGGTGGACAAGGTGTTCTTCTTGCTGGTGCAATTTTTGCAGCTGCTAAAATCAAAGCTGGTGGATATGGATTAAAGACTGCAACTTATACTTCTCAAGTAAGGGGTGGACCTACAGTTGTTGATATCACTTTAGAAGATGAAGAGATTTTATATCCATATGCAAATGATGGAGAAATTGATTTTATGCTTTCAGTTGCACAAATCTCTTATGACCAGTTTAAAAGTGGTGTTAAAGATGGAGGAACTATTGTAGTTGAACCTAATCTTGTAAGACCAACTGAAGAAGATAGACAAAGATGGAATATTTATGAAATTCCTATTATTACTATTGCAAAAGAAGAAGTAGGAAATGTAATTACCCAATCTGTTCTTGCTTTAGCTATTGCAAATCATATGACTGGTTATACAGTTGATAATGATACTTTAAGAGCGACAATGCTTTCAAAAGTTCCTGAAAAAGTTCATGATATAAATAATAAAGCTTTTGATTTAGGTTTAGAATACGCTAAAAAAGTAAAATAG
- a CDS encoding DMT family transporter, whose product MTAWMYLILAGILEVGFASMLKLTENFTRLIPTIIFLVFASGSFYFLTKAVEQIPMGTAYAVWTGIGAFGTIIIGIFFYKEPASALRLFFLFTLIASIIGLKLVSK is encoded by the coding sequence ATGACAGCATGGATGTATTTAATTTTAGCAGGTATTTTAGAGGTTGGTTTTGCTTCAATGTTGAAGCTTACAGAAAATTTTACTAGATTAATACCAACTATTATATTTTTAGTATTTGCAAGTGGAAGTTTTTATTTTCTAACAAAAGCAGTGGAGCAAATACCAATGGGAACAGCTTATGCAGTGTGGACAGGAATAGGGGCTTTTGGTACGATTATTATTGGAATATTTTTTTATAAAGAACCAGCAAGTGCATTAAGATTATTCTTTTTATTTACTCTTATTGCTTCAATTATAGGACTTAAATTAGTTAGTAAATAG
- a CDS encoding MarR family winged helix-turn-helix transcriptional regulator yields MDIKQFETNLKNIKEQTPQVFKESMNVTIPFFILHRKLFEHGDRLLKEKFSLNQSELDILSSLFYMTNNTHTMSPTELYEVMVFSSGGMTKILKKLESKKYIKRVENSLDKRSKLVQLTNLGKEITVKAISEIISFEDNYFSKLKKEEQELFTKLILKVLN; encoded by the coding sequence ATGGATATTAAACAATTTGAAACTAATTTAAAAAATATAAAAGAACAAACTCCTCAGGTATTTAAAGAGTCAATGAATGTAACTATTCCTTTTTTTATTCTTCATAGAAAACTATTTGAACATGGAGATAGACTTTTAAAGGAGAAGTTTTCTTTAAATCAAAGTGAATTAGATATTTTATCTTCTCTATTTTATATGACAAATAATACTCATACAATGAGTCCAACAGAACTCTATGAAGTAATGGTATTTTCTTCAGGGGGAATGACAAAAATTCTAAAGAAGTTAGAATCAAAAAAATATATTAAAAGAGTTGAAAATAGTCTCGATAAAAGAAGTAAACTTGTACAATTAACAAATTTAGGTAAAGAGATTACGGTAAAAGCAATCAGTGAGATAATATCTTTTGAAGATAACTATTTTTCTAAACTAAAAAAAGAGGAGCAAGAACTTTTTACAAAATTAATTTTAAAAGTTCTTAACTAA
- a CDS encoding HD domain-containing protein yields MFTQEKYLKALNFAAKAHGEQKTPYGVPYLTHLASVAMEIIHACEQSQLKIEKADLAITVALLHDTIEDTDVTYDDLYSEFGAEVAEAVEALTKDKTIESKKDQMALSINNLLTQPYEVQMVKLADRITNMQKPPESWDSLKVLNYQKEAKFILSCLKNSNLYLSKRLEDKINEYVVYINR; encoded by the coding sequence ATGTTTACTCAAGAAAAATATTTAAAGGCTTTAAATTTTGCCGCAAAGGCACATGGTGAACAAAAAACACCTTATGGAGTTCCTTATCTAACTCATTTAGCTTCAGTAGCAATGGAAATAATTCATGCTTGTGAGCAATCACAGTTAAAAATAGAGAAAGCAGATTTAGCAATAACTGTTGCTTTATTACATGATACAATAGAAGATACTGATGTAACTTATGATGATTTATATAGTGAATTTGGAGCAGAAGTAGCAGAAGCAGTTGAAGCTTTAACAAAAGATAAAACAATAGAGTCTAAAAAAGATCAAATGGCTTTAAGTATAAATAATCTTTTAACACAACCTTATGAAGTGCAAATGGTTAAATTAGCAGATAGAATAACAAATATGCAAAAACCACCTGAGTCTTGGGATAGTTTAAAGGTTTTAAATTATCAAAAAGAAGCAAAATTTATTCTTTCTTGTCTTAAAAATTCGAATCTATATTTATCTAAAAGATTAGAAGATAAGATAAATGAGTATGTAGTTTATATAAATAGATAA
- a CDS encoding 3'-5' exonuclease, producing MKSNKNFYMGLIDRLKKAPIDFDDFLDILSRHKERFFDNPELEFELLLSNGFPLDIEENKVFLKTTKTLIPEQTFCIVDIETNGGHVNKGHQIIEIGAVKYRNGEIIDSFESLVYAKDIPEYIQSVTNITPKMLENAPFLKNVLEKFKLFLEDDVFVAHDIKFDYNFISSSLEKYHLGKLYNRKLCTIDLARRTIKAEKYGLKSLKELLNIDIDNHHRAYSDALSTTYILKESLKHISKEIQTVEDLINFSKSAKPVMPKMEVNHGKREQKKDNIEKEN from the coding sequence ATGAAATCCAATAAAAATTTCTATATGGGTCTTATTGATAGACTGAAAAAAGCTCCAATTGACTTTGATGATTTTTTAGATATTTTATCTAGACACAAAGAGAGATTTTTTGATAATCCTGAATTGGAGTTTGAATTACTTCTTTCAAATGGATTTCCTTTAGATATTGAAGAAAATAAAGTCTTTTTAAAAACTACTAAAACATTAATTCCTGAACAAACTTTTTGTATTGTTGATATTGAAACAAATGGTGGACATGTAAATAAAGGACATCAAATAATTGAAATTGGAGCTGTAAAATATAGAAATGGAGAAATTATTGATTCTTTTGAGTCTTTAGTTTATGCAAAAGATATTCCAGAATATATTCAAAGTGTTACAAATATCACTCCTAAAATGCTAGAAAATGCACCTTTTTTAAAAAATGTTCTTGAAAAATTTAAACTCTTTTTAGAAGATGATGTTTTTGTAGCACATGATATTAAGTTTGATTATAACTTTATTTCAAGTTCTTTAGAAAAATATCATTTAGGAAAGTTATATAATAGAAAACTTTGTACTATAGATTTAGCAAGAAGAACTATAAAAGCAGAGAAATATGGTTTAAAATCTTTAAAAGAGCTTTTAAATATAGATATAGATAATCATCATCGAGCTTATAGTGATGCTTTAAGTACAACATATATTTTAAAAGAGTCTTTAAAACATATAAGTAAAGAGATTCAAACAGTAGAGGATTTAATAAATTTCTCAAAATCTGCAAAACCTGTAATGCCTAAAATGGAAGTAAACCATGGTAAAAGAGAACAAAAGAAAGATAATATAGAAAAGGAAAACTAA
- a CDS encoding phosphoribosylanthranilate isomerase produces the protein MKVKICGITNLEDALAAVEAGADALGFVFYNKSPRYIEPFEARKIVDAIPPFIQTVGLFVNENCGFINQVCTNAKMQLAQVIDDDSFTDFEALKFKYMRVIRAKSEKDIIENINNYILVDAFVDSFGGAGKRVALEWFNHVDCSKIVLAGGLTEHNVSEIKGYPFYGVDVSSGVEASKGKKEKQKMINFVKAVNEIQ, from the coding sequence ATGAAAGTTAAAATCTGTGGAATAACAAATTTAGAAGATGCTTTAGCTGCTGTAGAAGCTGGTGCTGATGCTTTGGGTTTTGTTTTTTACAATAAAAGTCCAAGATATATAGAACCTTTTGAAGCTAGAAAGATAGTTGATGCAATTCCTCCTTTTATTCAAACAGTAGGTTTATTTGTAAATGAAAACTGTGGTTTTATTAATCAAGTTTGTACAAATGCAAAAATGCAATTAGCTCAAGTTATTGATGATGATAGTTTTACTGACTTTGAAGCCTTAAAATTTAAATATATGAGAGTAATAAGAGCTAAAAGTGAAAAAGATATTATTGAAAATATCAATAATTATATTTTAGTAGATGCTTTTGTTGACTCTTTTGGTGGAGCAGGGAAGAGAGTTGCTTTAGAGTGGTTTAACCATGTGGATTGTTCTAAAATTGTTCTTGCTGGTGGTTTAACAGAACACAATGTATCTGAAATAAAAGGATACCCTTTTTATGGAGTTGATGTAAGTTCTGGTGTTGAAGCAAGCAAAGGCAAAAAAGAGAAACAAAAAATGATTAACTTTGTAAAAGCAGTAAATGAAATCCAATAA
- the rpe gene encoding ribulose-phosphate 3-epimerase, protein MLVAPSILSADFGKLNDEIKAICDGGCDYIHVDVMDGHFVPNMTIGPVVVNPVAKVATKPLDVHLMVENNTFFVELFAPLKPEFISFHIESEKHPHRLIQKIRSYGIRPAIVLNPHTPPEAIEYLLEDLDMVLLMSVNPGFGGQKFISSVVEKTKKLKELINKRNPTCLIEVDGGVNDKNIHELKEAGVDMVVAGSYVFGNEDYSKAIKSLQV, encoded by the coding sequence ATGCTTGTAGCACCTTCGATTCTTTCTGCTGATTTTGGTAAGCTTAATGATGAGATAAAAGCCATCTGTGATGGTGGTTGTGATTATATTCACGTAGATGTAATGGATGGACATTTTGTTCCTAATATGACAATTGGTCCAGTGGTTGTAAACCCAGTAGCAAAAGTTGCAACAAAACCTTTAGATGTACATTTAATGGTTGAAAATAATACTTTTTTTGTGGAACTATTTGCACCTTTAAAACCAGAATTTATATCTTTTCATATTGAGAGTGAAAAACATCCTCATAGACTTATTCAAAAAATTAGATCATATGGAATAAGACCTGCAATAGTTCTAAATCCACATACTCCACCTGAAGCTATTGAGTACTTATTAGAAGATTTAGATATGGTTTTACTAATGTCTGTTAATCCAGGTTTTGGTGGACAAAAGTTTATTTCAAGTGTAGTTGAAAAAACAAAAAAATTAAAAGAGTTAATTAATAAAAGAAATCCTACATGTCTAATTGAAGTAGATGGTGGGGTAAATGATAAAAATATTCATGAGTTAAAAGAAGCTGGTGTTGATATGGTAGTTGCTGGTTCTTATGTATTTGGAAATGAAGATTATTCAAAAGCAATAAAGAGCTTGCAGGTTTAA